A section of the Callospermophilus lateralis isolate mCalLat2 chromosome 16, mCalLat2.hap1, whole genome shotgun sequence genome encodes:
- the Znf572 gene encoding zinc finger protein 572 isoform X2, with protein MGTAEHNAPQAEKLCLKDRVSKWPKHHGPEIIKIEDTKETPLVWSQEDEMWCYDSYENDDMSQCWENCIRKAEKPNHQEWDPEQHNSVSVQQNSSLGEKPYKCLECWKSFSNSSHLRTHQRTHSGEKPYKCSECEKCFCNSSHLIQHLRTHTGEKPYQCGECGKSFSNTSHLIIHERTHTGEKPYKCPECGKSFSSSSHLIQHHRSHTGEKPYECPICGKGFSHSYVLIEHQRTHTGEKPYKCPNCGKSFSQSSSLIRHQRTHTGEKPYKCPECGKGFGCNSTLIKHQRIHTGEKPYPCAECGKNFSRSSNLIAHQKTHTGEKSCGNSEYEESVHQDCSVVEDCRVQPGEKPYKCCECGKSFGLSSHLIRHQRTHTGEKPYRCSECWKTFSQSSTLVIHQRTHTGEKPYKCPDCGECFSQSFNLIRHRRTHIGEKPYKCPDCEKCFSRSAYLSQHRKIHMEKSLESPSVGGFLHEWTWKSCSGKMALLPSFSVSNSSST; from the coding sequence ATGGGAACTGCTGAACACAATGCTCCTCAGGCAGAGAAACTCTGTCTTAAAGATAGAGTTTCAAAATGGCCTAAACATCATGGACCAGAGATTATTAAGATTGAGGATACAAAAGAAACACCATTAGTATGGTCCCAAGAAGATGAGATGTGGTGTTATGATTCCTATGAGAATGATGACATGTCACAGTGTTGGGAAAATTGTATAAGAAAAGCAGAAAAACCCAACCACCAGGAATGGGACCCAGAACAACATAACAGTGTCTCTGTACAGCAGAATTCATCCTTGGGAGAGAAACCCTACAAATGTTTGGAATGTTGGAAAAGCTTCAGTAATAGTTCTCATTTGCGTACTCATCAGAGGACCCACTCCGGAGAAAAGCCTTATAAATGCTCTGAGTGTGAGAAATGCTTCTGTAATAGTTCTCACCTGATCCAGCATCTGAGAACACACACTGGGGAGAAGCCGTACCAGTGTGGAGAGTGTGGGAAAAGCTTCAGCAACACCTCCCATCTTATTATCCATGAGAGGACACACACAggggagaagccctacaaatgtcccGAGTGTGGGAAGAGTTTCAGCAGCAGCTCTCACCTCATTCAGCACCACAGATCACACACAGGTGAGAAGCCATACGAGTGTCCCATCTGTGGAAAAGGCTTCAGCCACAGCTATGTCCTAATAGAACATCAGAGGACTCACACTGGAGAAAAGCCCTACAAGTGCCCCAACTGTGGAAAGAGCTTCAGTCAAAGTTCCAGTCTGATCCGCCACCAACGGACACACACAggtgagaagccctacaaatgtcctGAATGTGGAAAAGGCTTTGGTTGTAATTCTACTCTAATTAAGCATCAGAGAATCCATACGGGAGAAAAACCCTATCCCTGTGCAGAATGTGGGAAGAATTTTAGTCGAAGCTCCAACCTTATAGCACACCAGAAAACGCACACAGGAGAGAAGTCCTGTGGAAATTCTGAATATGAGGAAAGTGTGCATCAGGACTGCAGTGTGGTAGAGGACTGCAGAGTCCAGCcaggagagaagccctataaatGCTGTGAATGTGGAAAGAGTTTCGGCCTTAGCTCCCACCTCATTAGACATCAGAGAACACACACGGGGGAGAAGCCTTACAGGTGTTCTGAGTGCTGGAAGACTTTCAGTCAGAGTTCCACCCTGGTGATCCACCAGAGAACTCACACAGGAGAGAAACCTTATAAATGCCCCGACTGTGGAGAGTGCTTCAGTCAAAGCTTTAACCTCATCAGGCACCGAAGGACCCACATAGGAGAAAAACCTTACAAATGTCCCGACTGTGAAAAAtgcttcagcagaagtgcctatcTCAGTCAGCATCGGAAAATTCACATGGAAAAGTCTCTTGAGTCTCCTTCAGTGGGGGGTTTCCTTCATGAGTGGACATGGAAAAGCTGTTCAGGGAAAATGGCCCTCCTCCCTTCATTTTCAGTCTCAAATTCATCTTCTACCTGA
- the Znf572 gene encoding zinc finger protein 572 isoform X1: MEQGKKLLVAESKGFTKRENLKVLFSGDESKNIMGTAEHNAPQAEKLCLKDRVSKWPKHHGPEIIKIEDTKETPLVWSQEDEMWCYDSYENDDMSQCWENCIRKAEKPNHQEWDPEQHNSVSVQQNSSLGEKPYKCLECWKSFSNSSHLRTHQRTHSGEKPYKCSECEKCFCNSSHLIQHLRTHTGEKPYQCGECGKSFSNTSHLIIHERTHTGEKPYKCPECGKSFSSSSHLIQHHRSHTGEKPYECPICGKGFSHSYVLIEHQRTHTGEKPYKCPNCGKSFSQSSSLIRHQRTHTGEKPYKCPECGKGFGCNSTLIKHQRIHTGEKPYPCAECGKNFSRSSNLIAHQKTHTGEKSCGNSEYEESVHQDCSVVEDCRVQPGEKPYKCCECGKSFGLSSHLIRHQRTHTGEKPYRCSECWKTFSQSSTLVIHQRTHTGEKPYKCPDCGECFSQSFNLIRHRRTHIGEKPYKCPDCEKCFSRSAYLSQHRKIHMEKSLESPSVGGFLHEWTWKSCSGKMALLPSFSVSNSSST; the protein is encoded by the exons ATGGAGCAAGGAAAGAAACTGTTGGTGGCAGAGTCTAAAGGTTTCACCAAGAGGGAAAATTTGAAAGTCCTCTTTTCAG gAGATGAAAGTAAGAATATTATGGGAACTGCTGAACACAATGCTCCTCAGGCAGAGAAACTCTGTCTTAAAGATAGAGTTTCAAAATGGCCTAAACATCATGGACCAGAGATTATTAAGATTGAGGATACAAAAGAAACACCATTAGTATGGTCCCAAGAAGATGAGATGTGGTGTTATGATTCCTATGAGAATGATGACATGTCACAGTGTTGGGAAAATTGTATAAGAAAAGCAGAAAAACCCAACCACCAGGAATGGGACCCAGAACAACATAACAGTGTCTCTGTACAGCAGAATTCATCCTTGGGAGAGAAACCCTACAAATGTTTGGAATGTTGGAAAAGCTTCAGTAATAGTTCTCATTTGCGTACTCATCAGAGGACCCACTCCGGAGAAAAGCCTTATAAATGCTCTGAGTGTGAGAAATGCTTCTGTAATAGTTCTCACCTGATCCAGCATCTGAGAACACACACTGGGGAGAAGCCGTACCAGTGTGGAGAGTGTGGGAAAAGCTTCAGCAACACCTCCCATCTTATTATCCATGAGAGGACACACACAggggagaagccctacaaatgtcccGAGTGTGGGAAGAGTTTCAGCAGCAGCTCTCACCTCATTCAGCACCACAGATCACACACAGGTGAGAAGCCATACGAGTGTCCCATCTGTGGAAAAGGCTTCAGCCACAGCTATGTCCTAATAGAACATCAGAGGACTCACACTGGAGAAAAGCCCTACAAGTGCCCCAACTGTGGAAAGAGCTTCAGTCAAAGTTCCAGTCTGATCCGCCACCAACGGACACACACAggtgagaagccctacaaatgtcctGAATGTGGAAAAGGCTTTGGTTGTAATTCTACTCTAATTAAGCATCAGAGAATCCATACGGGAGAAAAACCCTATCCCTGTGCAGAATGTGGGAAGAATTTTAGTCGAAGCTCCAACCTTATAGCACACCAGAAAACGCACACAGGAGAGAAGTCCTGTGGAAATTCTGAATATGAGGAAAGTGTGCATCAGGACTGCAGTGTGGTAGAGGACTGCAGAGTCCAGCcaggagagaagccctataaatGCTGTGAATGTGGAAAGAGTTTCGGCCTTAGCTCCCACCTCATTAGACATCAGAGAACACACACGGGGGAGAAGCCTTACAGGTGTTCTGAGTGCTGGAAGACTTTCAGTCAGAGTTCCACCCTGGTGATCCACCAGAGAACTCACACAGGAGAGAAACCTTATAAATGCCCCGACTGTGGAGAGTGCTTCAGTCAAAGCTTTAACCTCATCAGGCACCGAAGGACCCACATAGGAGAAAAACCTTACAAATGTCCCGACTGTGAAAAAtgcttcagcagaagtgcctatcTCAGTCAGCATCGGAAAATTCACATGGAAAAGTCTCTTGAGTCTCCTTCAGTGGGGGGTTTCCTTCATGAGTGGACATGGAAAAGCTGTTCAGGGAAAATGGCCCTCCTCCCTTCATTTTCAGTCTCAAATTCATCTTCTACCTGA